The Pseudolabrys sp. FHR47 genome contains a region encoding:
- a CDS encoding HK97 family phage prohead protease produces MLALSHDPTIASVFVPKTRIHEDGTVEGYASLFGAIDQARDMVMRGAFAQTLRQKSVQRVPMLFQHDPAEPVGVWLELREDSQGLYARGRLIPEVARGRELLALIRSGAIDGLSIGFRTVRGRIDPKTRVRALLAVDLWEISIVTFPLLAGARVHAVKDASSRRPSFARTRAEAEWRVGLCQGSCLPSHDQAGTQ; encoded by the coding sequence ATGCTGGCGCTCTCGCACGACCCCACCATCGCCTCCGTGTTCGTGCCGAAGACGCGCATTCACGAGGACGGCACCGTGGAAGGTTATGCCTCGCTGTTCGGCGCCATCGACCAGGCGCGCGACATGGTGATGCGCGGCGCCTTCGCGCAAACGCTGCGGCAGAAAAGCGTGCAGCGCGTGCCGATGCTGTTCCAGCACGACCCGGCCGAGCCGGTCGGCGTCTGGCTCGAACTGCGCGAGGACAGCCAAGGCCTTTACGCGCGCGGCCGGCTCATTCCGGAAGTCGCGCGCGGCCGCGAACTGCTGGCGCTGATCCGGAGTGGCGCCATCGACGGCCTGTCGATCGGCTTTCGCACCGTGAGAGGTCGCATCGATCCGAAGACGCGGGTGCGCGCGCTGCTCGCGGTCGACCTCTGGGAGATTTCCATTGTCACGTTCCCGCTGCTGGCGGGCGCGCGCGTGCATGCGGTGAAGGACGCTTCCTCCCGGCGTCCCTCATTCGCGCGCACGCGCGCGGAAGCGGAGTGGCGGGTGGGGCTATGCCAAGGTAGTTGCTTGCCTAGTCACGACCAAGCGGGTACGCAATAG